In Carya illinoinensis cultivar Pawnee chromosome 9, C.illinoinensisPawnee_v1, whole genome shotgun sequence, the following are encoded in one genomic region:
- the LOC122277086 gene encoding protein FAR1-RELATED SEQUENCE 5-like — protein sequence MQYKNLGFFALMDLDDDGRLKNVFWADPRSRAAYQDFGDVVTFDTTYLTNRYGMPFAPFVGVNHHGQSILFGAGLISSEDTETFTWLFQTWLECMDGIAPPTIITNQDRAMKNAISIVFPKSRHRFCLWHILKKVPEKLGSHRAYKSGLKTQLMKCVYDSQTIEEFEKSWEELIGAYNLEENVWLQSLYAERTHWVPVFLKEYFWAGMSTTQRSESMNAFFDGYVHAKTNLKEFVDQFDNALRKKMENEISSDFQSFSVTIPCISRSPMEKRFQQLYTNAKFREVQEQVMGLVDMDPSLLRRDGVKKTYLVEDEVLVDEFTKHVNFHVDFNEEDCDVKCSCGLFQMRGILCRHILAIFKCNGIKTVQDRYILNRWRKDIKRRYTLISSTYDTGSQQEDSNRYSSLLNICYRMITRAAGSKEHTEDAMAKLYSMIELYGDTQEPPSIPKC from the coding sequence ATGCAATACAAGAATCTCGGATTCTTTGCcttgatggatttagatgatGATGGGAGGTTGAAGAATGTATTTTGGGCAGATCCACGCAGCAGGGCAGCTTATCAAGATTTTGGTGATGTGGTAACGTTTGACACCACGTACCTAACAAACAGGTATGGAATGCCCTTTGCACcctttgttggtgtaaaccatcaTGGGCAATCGATTCTCTTTGGAGCAGGGTTAATTTCCAGTGAAGACACAGAGACTTTTACATGGTTATTTCAGACCTGGCTAGagtgtatggatggtatagcCCCGCCAACTATTATTACTAACCAGGATAGAGCAATGAAAAATGCCATTTCTATTGTATTTCCAAAAAGCAGACATAGATTTTGCCTGTGGCATATTCTGAAAAAAGTTCCCGAGAAGCTTGGTTCCCACCGTGCCTACAAAAGTGGCTTGAAAACCCAGCTGATGAAATGtgtttatgacagtcaaaccattGAAGAGTTTGAGAAATCTTGGGAAGAGTTAATTGGCGCGTACAACTTGGAAGAGAATGTGTGGTTGCAAAGTTTGTATGCTGAGCGCACGCATTGGGTACCGGTATTTCTAAAGGAATATTTTTGGGCTGGCATGAGTACAACACAACggagcgagagcatgaatgcattttttgacggATATGTTCATGCGAAgacaaacttgaaagagtttgtcgaCCAATTTGACAATGCCTTGAGGAAGAAAATGGAGAATGAAATCAGCTCAGACTTCCAATCTTTTAGCGTTACAATTCCATGCATATCTAGATCTCCGATGGAAAAGAGATTCCAACAGTTGTACACGAATGCAAAATTTAGAGAAGTGCAGGAGCAAGTTATGGGTCTAGTCGATATGGACCCATCTCTACTTAGAAGAGATGGTGTGAAGAAGACCTATCTGGTAGAAGATGAAGTGCTAGTTGACGAGTTCACTAAACATGTTAACTTTCATGTGGACTTCAATGAGGAAGATTGCGATGTTAAGTGTTCATGTGGGTTATTCCAGATGAGGGGGATACTGTGCAGGCATATCTTGGCCATATTCAAATGTAACGGGATAAAAACTGTGCAAGATAGATACATTTTGAATCGATGGAGAAAGGATATCAAACGGAGATACACGTTAATCAGCAGTACATATGACACAGGGTCTCAGCAGGAAGATAGTAACAGATATTCAAGCCTATTGAATATCTGTTACCGGATGATTACACGTGCAGCGGGTTCGAAAGAGCATACTGAGGATGCAATGGCAAAGTTGTATTCTATGATTGAGTTATATGGTGACACCCAAGAACCCCCTTCAATTCCCAAATGCTAG